From Etheostoma spectabile isolate EspeVRDwgs_2016 chromosome 8, UIUC_Espe_1.0, whole genome shotgun sequence, a single genomic window includes:
- the drd4a gene encoding LOW QUALITY PROTEIN: dopamine receptor D4a (The sequence of the model RefSeq protein was modified relative to this genomic sequence to represent the inferred CDS: inserted 3 bases in 2 codons), translating to MAANLSAEVEAGAAAAAAPEAAAGGHNLPALLFGVLLIVVIICGNLLVCLSVFTEKALKTTTNYFIVSLAVADLMLAVLVLPLFVYTEYQDGVXTLSTTVCDGLMTXGVMLCPPPSFNLCAHHVDRFIAVLIPLAYNRKHVDLRQAVLLSATWIMALAVASPIMFGINDVPGRDPTECKLENDDYVLYSSVCSFFIPCPIMVLLYCGMFRGLRRWEEARKAKLKNSIQACRKLQEAATSLPPLASLPPPLPPIIERELTENLDQPSTFPSTEKPLHSEYRDGPVHTVSFTEIKFNPDPRRRKTAKINNRERKAMKVLPVVVGAFLFCWTPFFVLHTMRARCQGCHVPPVLMSVVTWLGYVNSALNPIIYTVFNTEFRNFFKKFLQRCFSKNA from the exons ATGGCGGCCAACCTGAGCGCGGAGGTGGAGGCGggggcggcggcggcggcggctcCGGAGGCGGCCGCTGGGGGCCACAACCTACCTGCACTGTTGTTCGGGGTGCTGCTGATCGTCGTGATCATCTGCGGGAACCTGCTGGTGTGTCTGAGCGTGTTCACCGAGAAGGCGCTGAAGACCACCACCAACTACTTCATCGTCAGTCTGGCGGTGGCGGATCTGATGCTCGCGGTGCTCGTGCTGCCGCTCTTCGTCTACACCGAG tACCAGGACGGCG GGACCCTCAGCACCACCGTCTGTGACGGCCTGATGAC TGGAGTGATGCTCTGCCCTCCTCCATCATTCAACCTCTGCGCGCATCACGTCGACAG GTTCATCGCCGTGTTGATCCCTCTCGCCTACAACAGGAAGCACGTGGACCTGCGGCAGGCGGTGCTGCTGTCGGCCACCTGGATCATGGCCCTGGCGGTGGCCTCGCCCATCATGTTCGGCATCAACGACGTGCCGGGCCGCGACCCCACAGAGTGCAAACTAGAGAACGACGACTACGTCCTGTACTCGTCCGTGTGCTCCTTCTTCATCCCGTGTCCCATCATGGTGCTGCTGTACTGCGGCATGTTCCGCGGCCTGCGGCGCTGGGAGGAGGCGCGTAAAGCCAAGCTGAAGAACAGCATCCAGGCGTGCCGCAAGCTGCAGGAGGCCGCCACCTCGCTGCCGCCGCTGGCCTCGCTGCCGCCGCCGCTGCCGCCCATCATAGAGAGGGAACTGACGGAGAACCTGGATCAGCCGTCCACCTTCCCGTCCACAGAAAAGCCCCTCCACTCAGAGTACAGAGACGGCCCCGTGCACACCGTCAGCTTTACAGAGATTAAGTTCAACCCCGACCCCCGCAGGAGGAAGACCGCCAAGATCAACAACCGGGAGAGGAAGGCCATGAAGGTGCTTCCTGTCGTTGTGG GTGCCTTCCTGTTCTGCTGGACTCCCTTCTTTGTCCTCCACACGATGCGGGCCCGCTGTCAGGGCTGCCATGTCCCACCGGTCCTGATGAGCGTGGTGACGTGGCTCGGCTACGTCAACAGCGCTCTCAACCCCATCATCTACACCGTCTTCAACACAGAGTTCAGGAACTTCTTCAAAAAGTTCCTGCAACGTTGCTTCTCCAAGAACGCCTGA